ATGGTCTCTATTTCTTCTTCATCAGTAGGAGTGTTTGATTCTCCCTTTACACCCCACCTACAAAAAAGTCTGATTAGTTGTCGTTGTTTTGGAACAGGTGATTGCTGGATTCATATCTTCCTTGGTCATGCTTCTGGCTGCACCAACGTATGGCCTCGCTGGGATTTGGACGGGTTTGTTCATCTTCATGGCGTTGCGGTTAGTTGCCGGAGCCTGGAGGTAACGAAACAAACAGACCACTCTAGTTGTCAATTAATTACTTTAAAACAACTTCTCTTTAAGGATTGTTGctgtcatgtttttttttcagattggGGACAAGAACCGGTCCATGGAAAATGCTGTGGTTAGCTCCAGATAAGCCAGAATAAGTCCACGTGTAACATTTTTTGCGGGATTGAAATGTGACACATTAagataatgaaaaataaattgacCTAGCAATCTAAAAGCTAGAACCTGAAACACTAGATACCGATTGAATCCACCTCCGTGGTCATTGTACAAGAATCCATTATCCAATTCGAGTAAAGGACTGATCTCATTATCAGTCATAGAATCATGATTCCTAGTCTTGTCTTGGACGTTACCGGTTTCATCGTTCTTATATTCATATCTCCACCAGGACCGTTTCCAACCCTTCTTCGAACCCTACGAACCTTCTCTAactcttctttctccttcatACACCTTTACACCTTTGTTATTGTGTCTTATAGATTTCTTTGCGTCTAAGACATTGAGTTTcacaatattttcttgtttggtGGAAAATGACATATTGGTGCGTGTTTATCAAAACCATAACAATCAATCAAGGTGGATTATCCCCTAATTACATAAAATCTTTGGTAACAATTCACTTTACACAGCAAGCTACCAATTTGACTTGTTCCATTTTTATGATATAGACTTGTCTTCATCCCAAACTCATAAATCTTTTACAGCAGCCAATCTTTTATGTGATGAAGTTGAAAATGTTGTTACAGGCAGATGCAGTTAAATATTTGACATTGATTGGACGCTTCCCAATCCCAACATGCGCACTTTTGAAAACAATTTGTGAGAAGTCATTGAATTGTAAATCCCGGTTAAAAGACAATCAACCCTCAAGAGTAGTAAGCCAAAATCGTGGGTAAAGGAAGTGAATATTGAGCCCGGATTGAAGAAAACTCAGATGTTCAAGACTTGGCTGTTATATGAAACAAACCTTAAGATtgaatcatgtttttttttgtgtgcatcTCATCTACTTGAACCCAAAAACGTTTAAGCACATTTCTCTTTCAAAATGGACGCCACCCAATAAGGCAAATACATACATACGCGTGGTGATTCCACACACAATATGTGAACTGTTCTGCTCACCGGGAAAGCATTTCACAGGCTgtgaattttaaatttcatttaaaaaaaaaaaaaatcctatacTCTGGTCAGGTCTTAGAAGTTTGTAATCAGTGAACGAAATACAGCTTAAAGATCCTTGTTTTATCATCTCTTGTATTGCGTTTTAAAAACGTAAACTTTGGATCGAACATTTGCGTACAGATGCATCCAAGTTTGAGTCTTTTCTACAAGAACACAAACTCAGATCTTTGGAGATGAAACAAATCCCAAACTCTTCAACACAATTAGAGCAAAAGGTTGAAGAGATATAAAGGGAAGaagtaaaacatatttatataatgCCAACAAGAGAACAAAAACATTAATGCAGATCTCACAACTtttcaagtttatttttttttttagatttataaaccCTAAAGTATCGATTGAACAAACGAATCATATGGAGAAGATCTTTccaaaaagtaaaacaaaacaaaaaagattatACCCAGACGGTGGTAGATCTGAGCCCATCACGATACGCATTGTCAATCACCCGCGAGCGGCAATAACAGCAGGCGCGGCGGATGACGCAGCGCCGCCGAGGAACGAGAGGAATCCAGTAGCAGCCGGCTCCTGCTCATCCAAGAAAAGATCCTCCGGAGCCCTAAACGCACCATGAGCACAGATCAACGCCACGCCAACCATCACAGCCGAAACGAGAACAGATCCAACATCCGTGAGGAAAACCACGAATATGCTGAACAAGATCAAACACCCGAGCGTCTCGCGATCGGAGAAGGTACGCCCGAGGATAACAACCGGCTGATCGGAGGGGCGGAAGAGGTAGAGGAAGAGCCACGAGGCGAGGAGGCAGAGGAGGAAGGCGAGGGAGAAGGGGTGCGTCACGAGGGAGAACCCGACGATCGCCGTCGCGACGGCGAGGTAGTTGACCTTGAAGTAGGAGTAGTTCTTGCGGATGCGGACGGCGGCCTCGGAGATCGACTCGGGTTTGGATAGGGCGGAGCGGTCGGCGAGCTCGGCCCAGGGACGGCGCTGGGAGAGGCCGTTCGCGACGGTTTCGGAGATGCGGTTGATGAATGCGCGGAAGGCGGGGGTTGCGATTGGGGGTTGTTGGGATTCGAGGGAGGAAGGGGCGGCGGCGGAGGGGATGGAGATTGGGAGGGTGGGAGGTGCCGTGGAAGCCATTGTTGTCGCAGAGTTTGGCAGATCTGAGAGAGTTTTAAAGAAAGGGGAGATGAGAGAACGTAAACGTGACAAGTAAATTAAGAGAGGGAAggagaattatatatatatggaagagGAGATTGTTGACCTTCCTCTTTCCTTCCTAGCTACGGTTCACCGACAATATACGCGtgactattttattttattttatgttattgcTATTTTCTTCTATTTTCCATTCTTTTTTTCCACTTTTGTAAATCCACTATTTGAAAAAGTGTTATTTTTactagattttgtttttaagctatttattataaaatattctgATTACTAAActtgatataaatttttaattgttatttacaAACTAGATGTTTTGCTTAGCAGCATAATTATTCTTTACCGATTCAtattagtattttcattttatagttttcgttagaagttaaaaatttatattttaataatttcttttacaaatttattaaaatgtattatgAAAGGATAACATGTAATTAGAATTAAAATTTGTGTCATAGAGCCAACAATAATACATCATTTAAAggtataaaacaaataatatcactgaatttagtttaaaattttaaacctattaaaacaaatacacaAACCAAATAGTCCATGTTTATAATTACgacttccaaaaaaaaagttttctagGAAAAGATCAGATCACAGATGAGTCAGGCAAAAGAGCCAAAGCAAGCTGTACAAGAGTCTGAACACAACAAATGTTGTGGTGCAAGCAAGAAACGGCTTTTGATAGAATGGCCAGTCATGGGTTGCTGAGACTCCTTTGGTCAAGTTGAGAAAACTACACTTATGTTCTGATCTATGTTTTAAGGCTAGCTTGAAAAATGGTTAGTAGtaaacattaatttataaatataccATCTCCTGGTTGATTCTTGATCAAACTAGCTTCGTTAGTTTATTAGTCTAGTCACATATTGTTCTATGTATCTTAATAAACAGTCAGGATATAGAAGAGACTTCTTAATAGAATGTTTGTAACAAAACAGAAGCAAGAAGTCATCACACACAGATCATTTCTATCACCTCAACTTCAAAGctatcttcttcttgttcttgctCTCTTTCTTCAACAACATAGCGATCTTAGCAAATCTCTTTCGGGTCACCGATCTTTTCCCATTCTCCTTGCCTTCACTCTTCTTGCTCCAAGTCTCATCACCACTGCTACTCTTTGCCAGCATCTGACCCAACGACATTTTCTTCCTCTCGCTAGCAACATTCATCACATCTGAATCCTCAGCAACAAGTAGCTTCCTGCTGAGTATTTGCCCGATTGACATTGTTGGCTTCAAGACAGGTACTGAAGATGATGAACCAACAGCAACATCATCATACGTCAGATGCAGACCGTTTACATCCATCAGACGCGTCGtttttggtgttgttgttgttgtctctcTTCTGCTCTTGAACTTGGCAGTGTTGTTCACTGACGAAGATAATCTTCTCCTCTGTCCTTTCTCTGACTGCCGGTTTCGTAGCGCCGCTTCTGCTTCGAGTTTTGCAGCATTTGTAGTGTCAACTCTCTCCACCGCTTCCTCCATTGCCTTCTTACTAGTTTCAACTTCTTGTGCCGCTTTGTCTACTTTCTTCAGAGTATACATCTTTGAAACATTAGCTTCTTCAACTCTCGACACTGCCTCTTCCACTCGCTTTCTCTCCTCTTCCTCTGCGTCTTCAGTAGTCACAGTCACGGCCTTAATCTCTGCGATTGCAACTGCCTCAGCAGCTCTGGCAGCTTCCTTCATCTTTCTAGCGGCAACCAACCTGATCTTAGCCGTTTTGATCTTCTCTCTTGTGTCTTCAATCGCAGCCATTGCTTT
The window above is part of the Brassica napus cultivar Da-Ae chromosome C3, Da-Ae, whole genome shotgun sequence genome. Proteins encoded here:
- the LOC106436117 gene encoding PRA1 family protein B4 produces the protein MASTAPPTLPISIPSAAAPSSLESQQPPIATPAFRAFINRISETVANGLSQRRPWAELADRSALSKPESISEAAVRIRKNYSYFKVNYLAVATAIVGFSLVTHPFSLAFLLCLLASWLFLYLFRPSDQPVVILGRTFSDRETLGCLILFSIFVVFLTDVGSVLVSAVMVGVALICAHGAFRAPEDLFLDEQEPAATGFLSFLGGAASSAAPAVIAARG
- the LOC106436107 gene encoding WEB family protein At2g38370 gives rise to the protein MAESPEPVSVTEPGSLNPDSDLPSNGRVEIDTSTQFESVREAANRFGGFGFWRPTHNYKPSGAFQENVEGDIIRLKAQAAELQNDLIAKEGETLEVVKELEETKATVKELNLKLHQKNEKELLREEVDGCFKPAGAVLKDLSKAKMNLCKRTVDLAGIRESVEVLNKKLQEEKAALEKTRERLMQKSLKAVKGETGENDAFVMMNEVRRLSSEAQEFKKTGENAGLEIVKAMAAIEDTREKIKTAKIRLVAARKMKEAARAAEAVAIAEIKAVTVTTEDAEEEERKRVEEAVSRVEEANVSKMYTLKKVDKAAQEVETSKKAMEEAVERVDTTNAAKLEAEAALRNRQSEKGQRRRLSSSVNNTAKFKSRRETTTTTPKTTRLMDVNGLHLTYDDVAVGSSSSVPVLKPTMSIGQILSRKLLVAEDSDVMNVASERKKMSLGQMLAKSSSGDETWSKKSEGKENGKRSVTRKRFAKIAMLLKKESKNKKKIALKLR